In Thermoflexus sp., a single genomic region encodes these proteins:
- a CDS encoding MGDG synthase family glycosyltransferase: protein METHGSREELQGRTAARSALRVLLLMSDTGGGHRSVSEALAEGLRALYGDAVEPRIVDAFIQYAPFPLNRSPALYPYMVKPAIVPFYARAWHFANHPRRARQLVYLFWPWVRQRIAKLFAENPADVIVSVHPLFNDVTLRYWMKAPRRVPFVIVICDIGSIHALWCANADLVIAPHEGARHRAIACGVPPERVVVTGFPIRLRFRDVRGRPKAFWREQLGWRPDLPTVLVMGGGEGMGKVFENARAVAEAGLPLQLAVVAGRNERLRRRLEVVEWPVPTYVYGFVRAIPEMMAAADVIVTKAGPNTIAEALAVGRPMILTHYLPGQEEGNVDYVVQGGAGLYAPEPEQVKEAVREWLSRPDLLETFAARAAAMGYPDAALDAARWIGEIAR, encoded by the coding sequence ATGGAGACCCATGGGAGCAGGGAGGAGCTTCAGGGGCGGACGGCGGCCCGTTCCGCCCTCCGGGTGCTCCTGTTGATGTCCGATACCGGCGGCGGCCACCGCAGCGTTTCGGAGGCGCTGGCGGAGGGCCTGCGGGCCCTTTATGGGGACGCGGTGGAGCCCCGCATCGTGGATGCTTTTATTCAATACGCTCCCTTCCCATTGAATCGTTCTCCCGCTCTCTATCCCTACATGGTCAAGCCGGCCATCGTGCCCTTCTACGCCCGGGCCTGGCATTTCGCCAACCATCCCCGTCGGGCCCGGCAGCTGGTCTATCTCTTCTGGCCGTGGGTGCGTCAGCGCATCGCCAAACTGTTCGCCGAAAACCCCGCCGATGTGATCGTCTCCGTTCATCCCCTCTTCAACGACGTCACCCTGCGCTACTGGATGAAAGCCCCGCGCCGCGTCCCCTTCGTCATCGTCATCTGCGACATCGGCTCCATCCATGCCCTCTGGTGCGCGAATGCGGATCTGGTCATCGCCCCGCACGAAGGCGCGCGCCATCGGGCCATCGCCTGCGGCGTGCCGCCGGAGCGGGTGGTGGTCACCGGCTTCCCCATCCGGTTGCGCTTCCGGGACGTGCGGGGCCGGCCGAAAGCCTTCTGGCGGGAACAGCTGGGCTGGCGGCCGGATCTCCCCACGGTGCTGGTGATGGGCGGGGGGGAGGGCATGGGGAAGGTCTTCGAGAACGCCCGGGCGGTGGCCGAAGCCGGGCTGCCGCTCCAGCTGGCAGTGGTGGCCGGCCGGAACGAACGGCTGCGGCGCCGCCTGGAGGTCGTCGAGTGGCCGGTCCCCACGTATGTCTATGGCTTCGTGCGGGCCATCCCGGAGATGATGGCGGCGGCGGATGTCATCGTCACCAAGGCGGGCCCGAACACCATCGCCGAGGCCCTGGCGGTGGGCCGCCCGATGATCCTCACCCACTATCTGCCCGGCCAGGAGGAAGGGAACGTCGATTATGTGGTTCAGGGAGGGGCGGGCCTATACGCGCCGGAGCCCGAGCAGGTGAAGGAGGCCGTCCGGGAGTGGCTGAGCCGCCCGGATCTTCTGGAAACCTTCGCCGCGCGGGCGGCCGCCATGGGCTACCCCGATGCGGCCCTGGACGCCGCCCGGTGGATCGGGGAGATCGCCCGG